In Asterias rubens chromosome 10, eAstRub1.3, whole genome shotgun sequence, the following proteins share a genomic window:
- the LOC117295914 gene encoding F-box only protein 22-like: MAAADPDQVQVESPMPAGEGEEGIPPGCWILTESREFIGRVFSFLPAKTLNTCSRVCQVWRLEADRVLSRRKDIGWVTLGRKEAEEFVDKPRSLGFDDELGPFGVHLNTCLNSIGSIPRLAIVFSECQYPSEFQTLQCDYERTSGHSRKKTVKMIHSRLPTDCQIVGLRVNGTIGCQRNLSPAGESEGQMGSACVLLPEINFRRTCHTDGPRPDPVYRPDTKCFLVFSPGGLHNTSARMIKQLQQHMYTEHGCLPVIAGGIVKQVWIEPSPSSSSSRYKKVECSILSFYGPNVNAASVLLGRSITTRDAARRKMLELKKAGLSEKRSLAFMFSCIGRGREFYDEPDVESEVFHELFPKTPLIGFFGGGEYGCDNLTCGKVITDTDDGIRNNGSHQKGLAQSLTCVICLLSFG; encoded by the exons ATGGCAGCAGCTGATCCCGACCAAGTCCAAGTAGAGAGCCCGATGCCAGCGGGAGAGGGGGAGGAAGGCATTCCGCCCGGGTGCTGGATTCTGACTGAGAGCCGGGAGTTTATCGGAAGGGTGTTTTCATTTCTACCGGCTAAAACATTAAACACTTGCTCAAG GGTTTGTCAAGTTTGGCGTCTTGAGGCAGACCGTGTGCTGAGTCGACGTAAGGATATTGGATGGGTAACGCTTGGGAGGAAAGAGGCAGAAGAGTTTGTGGACAAACCCAGGTCCCTTGGTTTTGACGATGAGCTAGGACCCTTTGGGGTCCACCTGAATACTTGCTTGAAT TCGATTGGAAGTATACCTCGTTTAGCCATTGTTTTCTCGGAATGTCAATACCCAAGTGAGTTTCAAACCTTACAATGTGACTATGAAAGAACATCCGGACACAGTAGAAAAAAGACAGTAAAGATGATTCATTCCAGGCTGCCTACAGACTGTCAGATTGTTGGTTTACGAGTAAACGGCACAATAG GATGCCAACGCAACTTGAGTCCAGCTGGAGAGAGTGAGGGTCAGATGGGATCAGCCTGTGTCTTGCTTCCCGAGATCAACTTCAGAAGGACGTGCCACACTGATGGTCCCAGACCCGATCCCGTTTATCGGCCGGACACAAAGTGTTTTCTAGTGTTCAGCCCTGGTGGCCTCCACAACACATCGGCTAGGATGATCAAACAGTTACAGCAACACATGTACACTGAGCATGGTTGCCTGCCGGTGATAGCCGGAGGGATTGTGAAGCAAGTTTGGATTGAACCATCTCCTTCCTCAAG TTCCAGCAGGTACAAGAAGGTCGAATGCAGCATATTGTCATTCTACGGACCCAACGTCAACGCTGCCTCTGTTCTACTCGGAAGGTCCATCACCACCAGGGACGCTGCACGCAGGAAAATGCTCGAACTTAAGAAAGCCGGACTGTCGGAAAAACGCAGCCTCGCGTTCATGTTCAGCTGTATAGGACGGGGGAGGGAGTTTTACGACGAGCCCGATGTAGAGAGTGAAGTGTTTCACGAGCTCTTCCCCAAAACGCCCCTGATCGGGTTCTTTGGAGGCGGGGAATACGGATGCGACAATTTGACCTGCGGGAAGGTCATCACGGACACGGACGATGGGATCAGAAACAACGGGAGTCATCAGAAGGGACTCGCACAATCACTGACTTGTGTCATCTGTTTACTTTCATTTGGATGA